The Geobacter sp. genome has a window encoding:
- a CDS encoding glycosyltransferase encodes MTLVSKLLPFLFVLPPLAYAFISLWCAGRYFSRPRPVAGELPPVTILKPVKGMDADSFENFASFCRQEYPAFQIVFAVAAADDPALPVIRRLMAEFPAVDIDLVVDDRIYGPNYKVCNLMNAYPHARYDLIIVCDSDIRVGPRYLQEVCALFGDPQVGLVTSLYRTTGVHGAAPALEALGFTAEMIPNVMVAMQLEGLSFALGASMAVRREALERIGGFAALVDYLADDYQLGNKVHGAGYRLELSDCFVESVMHRERLSTVLSRQLRWCRTMRVSRPGGYFASGITQPFPAALAAVGAGLLAGSAAWGWGAAGLLYGVRAVIVSLFSQRYVRDSLLPRYLWLLLPRDCLAFATWALAFAGNRVTWRGHRYLVHQGGRMEEIA; translated from the coding sequence ATGACCCTTGTCTCCAAGCTGCTGCCATTCCTGTTCGTGCTCCCTCCCCTGGCCTATGCCTTCATCTCCCTCTGGTGCGCGGGGCGCTATTTCTCCAGGCCCAGGCCGGTTGCCGGGGAACTGCCGCCGGTTACCATCCTCAAGCCGGTCAAGGGGATGGATGCCGACAGCTTCGAGAACTTCGCCTCCTTCTGCCGTCAGGAATATCCCGCCTTCCAGATCGTCTTTGCCGTTGCCGCGGCCGATGACCCGGCTCTGCCGGTCATCCGGCGGCTGATGGCTGAATTCCCCGCCGTCGACATCGACCTGGTGGTGGACGACCGGATCTACGGCCCCAACTACAAGGTCTGCAACCTGATGAACGCCTACCCGCATGCCCGCTACGACCTGATCATCGTCTGCGACAGCGACATCCGGGTGGGGCCGCGCTATCTGCAGGAGGTCTGCGCCCTGTTCGGCGACCCGCAGGTCGGCCTGGTCACCTCGCTCTATCGCACCACCGGGGTCCATGGAGCTGCACCAGCCCTGGAGGCGCTCGGCTTCACGGCGGAGATGATCCCCAATGTCATGGTGGCCATGCAACTGGAAGGGCTCTCCTTTGCCCTGGGCGCATCCATGGCGGTCAGGCGGGAGGCGCTGGAACGGATCGGCGGCTTTGCCGCCCTGGTGGACTACCTGGCCGACGACTACCAGCTAGGGAACAAGGTCCATGGCGCCGGCTACCGGCTGGAGCTCTCGGATTGTTTCGTCGAGAGCGTCATGCACCGGGAGCGGCTGAGTACGGTCCTCTCCCGGCAGCTCAGGTGGTGCCGCACCATGCGGGTTTCGCGGCCGGGTGGCTATTTCGCCTCCGGCATCACCCAGCCCTTTCCCGCTGCCCTGGCAGCCGTGGGGGCAGGTCTGCTGGCCGGGTCAGCCGCTTGGGGATGGGGCGCGGCAGGCCTTCTCTACGGAGTGCGCGCCGTTATTGTTTCGCTGTTCAGCCAACGCTATGTGCGGGACAGCCTGTTGCCCCGGTATCTCTGGCTTCTGCTGCCGCGCGACTGCCTGGCCTTTGCCACCTGGGCACTGGCGTTTGCCGGCAACCGCGTGACCTGGCGGGGGCATCGCTATCTGGTGCACCAGGGGGGGCGGATGGAGGAGATTGCATGA
- a CDS encoding indolepyruvate oxidoreductase — MLMQGNEALARGLVEHGCAVAASYPGTPASEILTAVQTWQKATGAVMHVEWAVNEKVAFEIAYAASQSGLRAATAMKQVGLNVAADPLMSAAYLGTVGGFVVVSADDPGPHSSQTEQDSRLMAMMAKIPVLDPASPLEAKELTAVAFELSEAFRLPVMIRPTTRVCHACQDISLGPVEQLGRTADFRKDPARWAATPVFRYKLHLELNDKLARIAAWEPTAPRRLNPQAVGRTAIVASGVAAAHAEEILKSLDLWDDLPLYQVLQPFPLHTTFIYQVLAAYDEILCLEETVGVIELQLRDRYKVLGKESGTVPAAGELLPDVVERIIADCSGVQLPPQPQAPTGGGRRPTLCPGCPHRASFYAIKRAAPKGIYPSDIGCYTLGLNLGGVDTVLCMGAALGQAAGFYHAYRISGMEQDIVATVGDSTFFHACIPPLIDAVVQGSRFVLVILDNATTAMTGNQPTPAHGTEAGRPVDIAAVVEGCGVRFCRTGDPLDLPGFTRLVKEAVAFARSDSVAVVIAKSPCLVDRNRLPARRPQARVDDTCTGCKVCTSQFECPALVFDEASGKVTVDQMVCNGCAVCIDVCPSRSIKGGEGA, encoded by the coding sequence ATGCTGATGCAGGGTAACGAGGCCCTGGCCCGCGGTCTGGTGGAGCATGGCTGCGCTGTTGCGGCTTCCTATCCCGGCACACCGGCATCGGAAATCCTGACGGCGGTGCAGACCTGGCAGAAGGCCACAGGCGCGGTCATGCATGTCGAATGGGCGGTCAACGAAAAGGTCGCCTTCGAAATTGCCTATGCCGCCAGCCAGAGCGGCCTGCGTGCTGCCACCGCCATGAAGCAGGTGGGGCTCAACGTGGCTGCCGATCCCCTCATGAGCGCCGCCTATCTCGGCACGGTCGGCGGCTTCGTGGTGGTCTCGGCCGACGATCCCGGCCCCCATTCCTCACAGACGGAACAGGATTCGCGGCTGATGGCCATGATGGCCAAGATCCCGGTCCTCGATCCCGCCTCCCCCCTGGAGGCGAAGGAGCTGACCGCCGTCGCCTTCGAGCTCTCCGAGGCCTTCCGCCTGCCGGTCATGATCCGCCCCACCACCAGGGTCTGCCATGCCTGCCAGGACATCTCCCTCGGGCCGGTGGAACAGTTGGGCCGCACGGCCGACTTCCGCAAGGACCCTGCCCGTTGGGCCGCCACCCCGGTATTTCGCTATAAACTCCACCTGGAACTGAACGACAAGCTGGCCCGGATTGCGGCGTGGGAGCCGACGGCACCGCGCCGCCTGAACCCGCAGGCAGTCGGCCGCACGGCGATTGTCGCATCCGGCGTTGCCGCTGCCCATGCCGAGGAGATCCTCAAGTCGCTCGACCTGTGGGACGACCTGCCGCTCTACCAGGTCCTCCAGCCCTTTCCGCTGCATACCACCTTCATCTACCAGGTGCTGGCCGCCTATGACGAGATCCTCTGTCTCGAAGAGACCGTCGGCGTCATCGAGCTGCAACTGCGGGACCGCTACAAGGTGCTGGGGAAGGAGAGCGGCACCGTTCCGGCTGCCGGCGAACTGCTCCCCGACGTGGTGGAGCGGATCATTGCCGACTGCTCCGGCGTGCAGCTGCCGCCCCAGCCCCAGGCCCCGACCGGTGGCGGACGCCGGCCCACCCTCTGTCCCGGTTGCCCCCATCGCGCCAGTTTCTATGCCATCAAGCGGGCAGCTCCCAAGGGGATCTATCCGTCGGACATCGGCTGCTATACCCTCGGGCTCAACCTGGGCGGGGTCGATACCGTGCTCTGCATGGGGGCCGCCCTTGGACAGGCGGCCGGGTTCTATCATGCCTACCGGATCTCCGGCATGGAGCAGGACATCGTTGCCACCGTAGGGGATTCCACCTTTTTCCATGCCTGCATCCCGCCGCTGATCGACGCCGTGGTGCAGGGGAGCCGCTTTGTCCTGGTGATCCTCGATAATGCCACCACCGCCATGACCGGCAACCAGCCGACGCCGGCCCACGGCACCGAAGCCGGCCGGCCGGTGGATATCGCGGCAGTGGTGGAGGGGTGCGGGGTTCGTTTCTGCAGGACCGGCGATCCCCTCGACCTCCCCGGCTTTACCCGGCTGGTCAAGGAGGCGGTGGCGTTCGCCCGCAGCGACAGCGTGGCGGTGGTCATCGCCAAGAGCCCCTGCCTGGTCGACCGGAACCGGCTCCCGGCCAGACGGCCGCAGGCACGCGTCGACGACACCTGCACCGGCTGCAAGGTCTGCACGAGCCAGTTCGAGTGCCCGGCGCTCGTCTTTGACGAAGCGAGCGGCAAGGTGACCGTGGACCAGATGGTCTGCAACGGCTGCGCGGTTTGTATCGACGTCTGCCCGTCGCGCTCCATCAAGGGGGGGGAGGGGGCGTGA